The sequence CTGCAGATTATGGTGTGCCTCAAATTCGCGAGCGATGCCTAGTGATGGGCTTCAAAGGCGATGCGCCGATGACTCCTGCTCCTACTCATGGTAAGTCTCCTTCAGACTCCCTCCTCCCTTGGGTTACGGCGGGGCAGGTGCTCTGTGACTTGGATACCGAGGAAATGGCGTCATTTGAAGGGCATTTTGCGGGAGGTAAGCATCACGATCTTTTGTGTGAAGTTCCACCTGGGGAGAATTACCTATTCTTTACTGAGGAAAAAGGACATCACAGACCAAGATTTAAATGGAGGTCGCGTTATTGGTCATTCCTGCTAAAGCTTAGTCGTGATCTTCCCTCGTGGACTATTCAGGCTAGGCGATCAAATAATATGGGGCCATTTCATTGGCGTAGCAGAATCCTTCGCATCGAAGAGATCAAAAGGCTTCAGACATTTCCTGACTCTTTCGATTTGGAGGGGACGATTGAGCGGCAGTGGAGGCAAATTGGTAATGCAGTGCCTCCTTTGGTTGCAGAGCATTTCGGTAGAGTATTATTTAATTGCCTGAGCGTTGCCCAGGATGAAAATTTAATTTCTTCTAAAAAAAGTGGGCGGGATTAATATGGCTCCTATTCCTCTTCTGCGAGCTAATGAGCTACTTGAGGTAGTTCGCTCTTCAATAGATTCGTCCGGGTGGAGTCATTATATTCATGATGCTCAAAAGCCATTCGGTTTGTTTCTGGAGCGGCCTGGGCGCGAACGTGTAGATATTCGAGTTTTTATTTGGAACTGCACGCATGGTGGTGGTTCTGCTCGTGCTGCTGATGAATTTAGAATTCAGTTCACTAAGACAGTACCTAGGTATTATCCTGAAGAGACGACTTTGCTGCTCGGGTGGCATGATGGCTATGGTGTTTTCGCTGCTTGGAATATTGGGATGCACCAAGGCCAGGATTCTGGTTCTCCTTCTGCTCAGATTAGAGAGGAGGTCTTACGGGCAGCCTATAATGATGGGTTTGCGGTTGGCGAGAGAGGTAATGGAGAGATAGTCGCAGCCTTCAAGCCGGAGCTTTTTGCGGAATATGCAGCCAATGCTGAGAGTATTCATAACGGAAGAATTCAAGATTTAGATATACTTAATAATCTATCTAATATCGACTTTGGCCAAACCTTTAGGCAAGGGTCGCGGCGCATGGTTTCATCTACTATAATTAGGGCTTATCGGGAAGTTAGTTTCAGTAAGAGAGTTCTTGCGGCATATTCTTCAAGGTGTGCAGTCTGTGGTATTCAATTAAGGCTCATTGAAGCGGCTCACATTGTGCCTGTGGCCGTGCCTGAAAGCACGGATCTTACGTGTAATGGAATCGCTCTATGCGCGCTTCACCATAAGGCATACGACTCAAATTTGCTTTCTGTGGCAGAAGATTACAGTGTCCAGTTAAGCATGGAAAAGTTGGATGGTTTGCGCAGTGCTAATCTATCGGGTGGAATTGACAATTTTGTAAATAATTTACAGCAACATATCTCGCTGCCGGCTGATAGGCGTGACTTTCCTTCAAGGGAGAATCTTGTGCTGTCGAGGCGTGTAAGAGGATGGCGCTGATGGCCTCCTAAAAAGGAGGGCAAAAGGGGACGGGGTAATTAAGCGAACCGGTCGTACAGGCCTGCGCGGCGATGTTTGATAGCGGGGCTGTGTAACTGCCGTCTGGCTGAGGTCTTCTTCTTGAGCAGGAGGCCCGTCCATGCCGCGACAGCCGCGTTTGGAACTGCCCGGCGTTCCGATGCATGTCGTTCAGAGAGGCGTGAATCGGTGCGCGATCTTCTTGGAAGGTGAGGATCTGCATCACTATTGCCTTCTACTACGCGTGGCCTGCGAGCGCTTTGCTGTGCAGGTGTGTCGACTCCCCGTAATTCAATGCCAGCTAAAACTAGAGGTCTGCGGTTGATGTTGATCACGGAACTCGGCGGGCGTTAGCCCGCCCAGGCTGTCGTGCGGGATCTGCTGGTTGTAGTCGGCCAGCCAGTGTTCGGTCTGTTCGCGAACCTCGCTCAGCGTGCGGAAGATGTGCATGTCCAGCACGCCGCGCGGTAGCTGCCGTTGAAGCGTTCGATAAAACCGTTTTGCATCGGACGCCCCGGCTCGATGAAGTCCAAGGCGATACCCTTGCGCTCAGCCCACTCGGCCAAGGCCAACGCGACAAATTCCGGTCCGTTGTCCAGACGCAGCTTGTTCGGATAGCCGCGCCAAGCCGCGATGCGTTCCAACGTGCGGATGACGCGGGCGGCCGGAAGATTCAAGTCTACTTCGATGGCCAAGGCTTCCCGACTGAAATCGTCGACGACATTGAACGTGCGGAAGCGTCGACCATCCCACAGCGCATCGGACATGAAGTCGATCGACCATCCGGCATTGGGGCGTGCTCCGCATGTCAGCGGTTGTGGATGACGCGTCGGGACCCGGCGCCTGCTGCGACGACGCTGGTTGAGCTTCATCAGGCAATACACGCGCCAGACCCTCTTGTGATTCCACACCTGTCCACGACGGCGGATGATCTGAAAGAGCTTTCCAAAACCACGCTCGGGAAAACGCTCGGCCAATTCGGACAACAGCGCAATGACCTCCTCGTCGCGATCGGGACGACGCCGATAGCGCGCTGTCGAGCGCGCCACGCCAACGACCGCACAGGCCCGGCGCTCGCTCCAGCCATGCTGCTCGACGAGCCAGGCAAGAAGCGGGCGCTTATGCGCCGGGCCTACAGCTTTTTTGCGATGACATCCTTCAATGCATGGTTTTCCATCGCGAGCTCGGCATACATGCGCTTAAGTTTGCTGTGCTCGGTCTCCAGGTCTCGAAGGCGCTGCACATCAGCTGCCTCCATGTCACCGTACTTGGACTTCCAGACGTAGTACGTCGCGTCGGAAATACCCAGCTCACGGCACACATCCTTGACCTGGCGGCCGCCCTCAACCTGCTTCAGCGTGGCGACAATCTGGCTTTCGGTGAACTTGCTCTTGCGCATCAATGGTCTCCTCGGTGGCTAGTGTGCCCGGAGACCTCTAACTATGGATGGATCAATTTTACGGGGAGTCGACACTACCAACTCGGCAAGCCAAAAGCCAAGCTCAAGCGACGGAAGCAAGCGTGTCTGGACGCTAACGTGTCGCCGTTCGTAGGTGGGTCGAGAGGCTGCTGAGGACACGGTGATCAGACTTGCAGCCCTGGTGCATCCGGCTTCTTACTCTGCTCCTGAGCTTCAACGCTCATCGCGAGTGCACGCGTCTGTTCGGCAGATTGCACGCGGGCCTGGCTCTGTTCAACTGAACTTTCCACCGCATCTGCTGTGCGCATTTGTTCACGGTGGTACACGGAGGTGGTGGGATCTCTCTGGACCAGGAAGACATATTCGCCAGCTGCTGCGCTGGTGCCTGCTCGGCCAAGCACTACGTTGTCCACACATTCCATGCCCTGCTCTTTGGCGAGTGCATACAGGCTCCAGGTCATGCGATCACTTGCGGCATCCGGAGCACGATTCAGAGAATGATCGATCCGATGTACGCCATCTTGGATTTGAGCAAACATGGGATCGCTAGACGATGGAGCCTGTGCGCTGAGCTTGAAACCCTCCGAGGATCCACGCGAAGGTGCGGCCGGGTCCTGAGGTACCAACGGCTGCCCACTCGTAGGAGGCGCGATCCTGCGATCGTCTGCATCGAACCACTGCTTGCCGTCAAACCTGTAGCCGCTGCGTACCGATGCCGCGCCGACGTCTTGGTAAAGGTCCTCCCCGAAGTCCGGGGCATTGACTGTCTCACCTTGTGCGTTCTTTGGTAAAACGGGTTGAACACCGCTGGCTTTGAGCAAGTTGCTGACAACACCGTTGCTGTTGTTGTACAGCGGAGAATATTCCAGTTGCGCGTGATTGATCTGCTCGCCAGCCTTGACGGCGGACTCGAGCTTTGCGGCTAGTTCCTGGTCAGAGCCACTCCAGGCAACGATACGCTCGTGACGCTCGCCCGGTGCTGGCCAGTCTGGAGCGGTGATCGTCTCTTTCACGACGTCGCCTCTTACGTCCCGTGCAATGCCAGGGTCGGAAGGATCCAGCTGATTCAAGGGAACTCGCTCGTAGTTCCCGTCCTGCTTTAGTCGGTACCCAACTTCATAAGGCGCAACGTAAGGCGCCGCTTGGACAATGATGTGCCCAAACTTCTCCGAGCCAAGAACCGTGCTCTCGGCAAAGTTCGCCAGGTCATTCCCTTCGGCCCTGGTGTCTGGTCCCCCGCGTACTACGGTCTGGCTGCCATCGAACTTCTGAAAAAGCAGGTAAAGATGGCGGCGGTCACCAGCAACCTCGCTTGCCCCCACCCAAATTGTTGCCTTCTTCTGCTCATCCATGACTTATTCTCCAATATCCTGCGGAGCCCGATTCACTACCAACTTGCTCAAGTAGATTCCGTCAGCAGAATGAAAGCCCACCATCCAGGTAACCGGTACAGCTGGCGCTGTCACCGATGGTTGCGCCTCTTTCACGACAGGGGAAAGCGTGCACACCATCGATGCTTTGTAACCTGCGCCGGGAGAGCTCAACGCTTGGCAGTGAAATCCTAGATCCTCAAGTTTTTTCTGCGCGGCCGTAATGGGCAAGCCGACCGGGTTAGCGGCTTGAAGCTGCTGCCTTGCTTTCGCGGCAGACTGTTGAGTATTAAAGCCGGGCCGTGAGTCTTGCTGCATGGCAGAGCACCCTGGTATGAAGAAGAGACTAGCAGCTACTAGCAGTGCTAGAGAACTAAGGTTGGCGTGAGGATTCGTTTGCATGATTTGACAACTCCACCGCAATCACACGGATGGTCATCCATGTGCAGGTCGGTTGCAAGTATGCCCTCCTAAGAGACGGAGTAACGGGGTCAGGTTGAGCCACCCCCGATTTCTCGGACAGGTTAATTAGGGAACAACAGCCATCTTCTCGAACTCGGCCGGCGAGCGATAGCCCAGCGCACTGTGCAACCGCTGCCGGTTGTAGAACACTTCGATGTACTCGAACACTTTCCCGCGCGCTTCGTCGAGACTGGCGAAGCGCTCGTGGTGCGTCAGTTCCTGTTTGAGCGAACTGAAGAAGCTCTCCATCACCGCATTGTCGTAAGGCATGCCCTTGCGGCTCATGCTTGCGACCAGCCCAGCTTCTTGCAACTGCCGCTGATATGCACCGCTGGTGTATTGCGTGCCCTGGTCACTATGGTGGATTGCGCCCTGCGCTGGCCGTCGGCGGTGCAACGCCATGGCCAGCGCAGCGCTGGCCAACGCCTGATCGGCCCGCTGGCCCATCGCCCAGCCCGCGATCTGCCGGCTGTGCATGTCTAGAACTGCCGCCAGGTACAACCAGCCCATCCGGGTCGGGATGAAGGTGATGTCCGCCACCCACACCCGATCTGGCCCCGGACTGACGAACGGCCATGCCAGCCGGTTAGGCGCTACCGCCGCACGCTGGTATGTGCTGCGCGTGCGCAGATAGCGTTGTCGCCGTTTGGTGCGGATCGCATGTGCCTGCCGCAGGCGCCGCACCCGATGCCGGCCGCATGTCTCACCTTGCTGACGCAACGCGCGCCACAGGCGCTCGCTGCCATACGCCTGGCGGGTTTGTGCGTGCAACTGCTCGATCCGCTGCAATAGCCGGGCATTCTCCTGTGCGCGTGGCCCCGGACGGCGAGCGCACCACGCGTAATAGCCGCTGGGCGACACGCCCAACGCATGGCAGAGCCAACGCACCCGGTAACCCCGCTGATCTCGGATCCAGGCGTACTTCACGGTAGCTCCCGCGCAAAGTACGCCGCCGCTTTTTTTAGGATCTCGTTCTCTTGGCGCAGCCGCTCGTTCTCGCGCTGCAGCTTGGCCAGTTCATCCGGGTTGGCCTTGGGCCGGCCACTGCCGCCAAAGGCGCCAGCGCCCTTCGCATCGAGATCCGTGGCCCACTTGTAGAGCCGGTTGCGCGGGATGGCTAACCCCCGCGCGATCATGGCCGCTGGCCGATCTCCCGCCTTGAGCAACCGCACTGCTTCCCGCTTGAACTCCGCTGTAAACCGCTGCCGCTTCTGCATCGAACACCTCCCTGCGAGGATTGTCCTCGCTTTCAGGTGTCCGAGTTATCAGGGGTGGCTCACCCTGACCCCAGCTATTCCCTTACTAACCGACTCCCTTTCCCAGCCAAACCAATGGCGATCAACCTATCTGCATCGGTGCGCGACTTTGCTCAAGTGCAGGTTCCTGCTGTGCTGCCAACGCACGTTCTTGTTGGGTGTTGGAGATTTGCTCGACCTTTGCGAATGACTGCTCGACAGGTGTTTTTGCTGCTTCTTCGGCGTTTATCGATGCTCTGAGGTGAGCAGGGTTATCCGACTCCCCTTGCACTACAAATAGGCGCTGGCCTGCTCCATCACCGGGAGTGTTTCCGAGAACCACGTGGTCTACGCGGCTCAGTCCGCCCTCCATCGCGGTTGCCAGCAAACTAACGGAAATCTTCTCGCTAGTGGCATCGTAGGCCCTGCCATGTTGCTGATCGATGCCTGCAACCTGTTCCCGAATCGTGTTGAGCATCTCACGATCCTTGTCTGGCAACTGCGCATCACTGATCACGCGCTGCAGGAGTGTCCGCTCCGGCATCGGGTTGTATTGCTCAGTGTTCAATTCGCTGTCAGGGACAGGGGCTTTGATACTACGGATGTACTCAACGTTGCTGAGCGGTTTCAGGCCACCCTCGAAGTCCTTATCCTGTATGAACTTCAGGTCGGTACGATGCAGACCGGCGTAATTGACAGCGCCCCATGTGTAATCGATGCAACTGTTCATTGCGCCGTGATACTGCGTATTGAACCCGTGTTCGCCGGGCTTTGCACCAAACTCCATCAATTTTTCGTACTGATCCTTGCTGATCTCCATCGTGCGTTGGTAGAAAGGCTTTTGGTATTGATCGGCGTCATTGTTGTAGACCTTTCCAGGCCCTGACATCACTCCGTGCTCGATGGGCGCAAACCCGAAGCTGGTTTGTTCCTTCCCGTGCGTGACTGTGTAATACATGTGCCCTGCCGCTGATGTTCCACCGTCAAGAAGCGGCGTCCCTGGCGCGGCAACGTAGAGAGTGACAGCGTATTTATCGTCCATGAGGTGTTCCTACTTTGATTTGTGCCGGTAAGCGACCAGCAACTCGGATTGGATCGATGCCAACTGCGGCGGCTGGCCAAGCAGCCTGATGCTCAGCTGATACCTGCCAGGCTGAGTTCCTTGCGCCCATGCGAAGGCAAGCTGCGTGTAGCGACGCTCTGGAGATTCAAGACCCGCAGATTGAAGGGACGCGCCATCCACCTCGTCCATCCACACGCCTGGAACACGCCCGTCTGCACTCACAGCGATGGTCCGAGCGGGGACGCCTGCCTGCGATTCAACACGCACCAAGGGCATGTTGATTGAACCGCTTGGTCCAAGCCGTTTCAGAACAAGCTCAGCGTGCAAGCCGGATCTGCGGAGCGCTTGAGCAGCTTCAAGTGACTTCAGAGCATCCTCGTCACCGACGCGTATACCCAGGAACAGTGTGCCAGTCGCGCTCTTGCCAGGAGGCTGCACGTTGAATTCGACCACCATCGGACTGGTCATCGCCGTCAACTGCAGCGGCCGTACGATGGGAAGCTGCCCATCAGCCGCAACGCGCGTTGGCACGTCCTGCGTCTGGGTTGTCTGTGCCTGGCAACTTGTCAGCAGCGAGATGCCTGAGCAGACCAGAACACATAACAGTAGTTGCCCGTATCGTTGCATGTGGATCCCTTCACTTTAAGCAAGACTAGCGAGCCGCGCGTCTATGGCTCTGCTTATTTATACACCGCTGACAGCGGCCAGGTTACTTCCTACGCAAGTTTCAGGCTGCAGCCTTACCCTTTGGGAGGGTGTCCTCGCTGTCAGAACCAATACCTTGCTGCGAGTCTTGCCAGGTGGCCAGACTTCCGCGCATCGACCTTCCCGGCGTCCCACAGCACATCGTGCAGCGCGGGAACAACCGCTTGCCGTGCTTTCTGAATGATGGCGGCCGATTGCGCTATCTGCACCTGATGCATGAGTCCCTGCACGCGACAAGCTGCCAGTTGCACGCTTACGTCTTGATGGACAACCATGTGCACTTGCTAGTCACGCCATCTGCTGCGGGACGAATCGGTCAACTGATGCAGCGGCTTGGGCGAAACTACGTCGCATTGTTCAATGGCCGCCACGGACGCACTGGTACGCTATGGGAAGGGCGGTACAAAGCGTGTCTTGTGGACAGTGCGAACTACGTCCTTCGCTGCTATCGCTACATTGAGCTCAATCCGGTGCGTGCTCGCCTGACCGACAACCCGGCGGCGTATCGTTGGTCCAGCTGCCCAGCCAACCTAGGCCAGCGCAAGCACTCCGCACTGACACCACATCCCTGTTGGCTTGCGCTTGGTAGTGACCCGATCGAGCGATCCAAGGCCTACCGTGCTCTGCTCGATGAAGCGCTCTGCGACGACCTACTCGCCAACATTCGTCTTCATCTACAGCAGCAGCGGGCCCTTGGCCACGACGCCTTCCGCGCAATGGTCGAAGCCAAGACCCACCACTTTGCAGGCGTCAGGCCCGCTCATCGGCCACGCAAACCGAACACCGCCGACTGATAAGTTAACCTGAGCCACCCCTGATAACTCGGACACCTGAAAGCGAGGACAATCCTCGCAGGGAGGTGTTCGATGCAGAAGCGGCAGCGGTTTACAGCGGAGTTCAAGCGGGAAGCAGTGCGGTTGCTCAAGGCGGGAGATCGGCCAGCGGCCATGATCGCGCGGGGGTTAGCCATCCCGCGCAACCGGCTC comes from Xanthomonas vesicatoria ATCC 35937 and encodes:
- a CDS encoding DNA cytosine methyltransferase, giving the protein MDLGIEAAGFKVRVATDAEPLCGKTYEKNFPGVPFIVRKIGELSTSELLETAGLKIGEVDLLIGGPPCPAFSKSRFYRTEKPRALDDPVAKETVGGYLRVLKEVKPRAFLLENVKGLAYGVHKEALDYILESAKKLGYKTSVNIINAADYGVPQIRERCLVMGFKGDAPMTPAPTHGKSPSDSLLPWVTAGQVLCDLDTEEMASFEGHFAGGKHHDLLCEVPPGENYLFFTEEKGHHRPRFKWRSRYWSFLLKLSRDLPSWTIQARRSNNMGPFHWRSRILRIEEIKRLQTFPDSFDLEGTIERQWRQIGNAVPPLVAEHFGRVLFNCLSVAQDENLISSKKSGRD
- a CDS encoding HNH endonuclease encodes the protein MAPIPLLRANELLEVVRSSIDSSGWSHYIHDAQKPFGLFLERPGRERVDIRVFIWNCTHGGGSARAADEFRIQFTKTVPRYYPEETTLLLGWHDGYGVFAAWNIGMHQGQDSGSPSAQIREEVLRAAYNDGFAVGERGNGEIVAAFKPELFAEYAANAESIHNGRIQDLDILNNLSNIDFGQTFRQGSRRMVSSTIIRAYREVSFSKRVLAAYSSRCAVCGIQLRLIEAAHIVPVAVPESTDLTCNGIALCALHHKAYDSNLLSVAEDYSVQLSMEKLDGLRSANLSGGIDNFVNNLQQHISLPADRRDFPSRENLVLSRRVRGWR
- a CDS encoding XVIPCD domain-containing protein — translated: MDEQKKATIWVGASEVAGDRRHLYLLFQKFDGSQTVVRGGPDTRAEGNDLANFAESTVLGSEKFGHIIVQAAPYVAPYEVGYRLKQDGNYERVPLNQLDPSDPGIARDVRGDVVKETITAPDWPAPGERHERIVAWSGSDQELAAKLESAVKAGEQINHAQLEYSPLYNNSNGVVSNLLKASGVQPVLPKNAQGETVNAPDFGEDLYQDVGAASVRSGYRFDGKQWFDADDRRIAPPTSGQPLVPQDPAAPSRGSSEGFKLSAQAPSSSDPMFAQIQDGVHRIDHSLNRAPDAASDRMTWSLYALAKEQGMECVDNVVLGRAGTSAAAGEYVFLVQRDPTTSVYHREQMRTADAVESSVEQSQARVQSAEQTRALAMSVEAQEQSKKPDAPGLQV
- a CDS encoding IS3 family transposase encodes the protein MKYAWIRDQRGYRVRWLCHALGVSPSGYYAWCARRPGPRAQENARLLQRIEQLHAQTRQAYGSERLWRALRQQGETCGRHRVRRLRQAHAIRTKRRQRYLRTRSTYQRAAVAPNRLAWPFVSPGPDRVWVADITFIPTRMGWLYLAAVLDMHSRQIAGWAMGQRADQALASAALAMALHRRRPAQGAIHHSDQGTQYTSGAYQRQLQEAGLVASMSRKGMPYDNAVMESFFSSLKQELTHHERFASLDEARGKVFEYIEVFYNRQRLHSALGYRSPAEFEKMAVVP
- a CDS encoding transposase, translated to MQKRQRFTAEFKREAVRLLKAGDRPAAMIARGLAIPRNRLYKWATDLDAKGAGAFGGSGRPKANPDELAKLQRENERLRQENEILKKAAAYFARELP
- a CDS encoding XVIPCD domain-containing protein; its protein translation is MDDKYAVTLYVAAPGTPLLDGGTSAAGHMYYTVTHGKEQTSFGFAPIEHGVMSGPGKVYNNDADQYQKPFYQRTMEISKDQYEKLMEFGAKPGEHGFNTQYHGAMNSCIDYTWGAVNYAGLHRTDLKFIQDKDFEGGLKPLSNVEYIRSIKAPVPDSELNTEQYNPMPERTLLQRVISDAQLPDKDREMLNTIREQVAGIDQQHGRAYDATSEKISVSLLATAMEGGLSRVDHVVLGNTPGDGAGQRLFVVQGESDNPAHLRASINAEEAAKTPVEQSFAKVEQISNTQQERALAAQQEPALEQSRAPMQIG
- a CDS encoding transposase; translated protein: MARLPRIDLPGVPQHIVQRGNNRLPCFLNDGGRLRYLHLMHESLHATSCQLHAYVLMDNHVHLLVTPSAAGRIGQLMQRLGRNYVALFNGRHGRTGTLWEGRYKACLVDSANYVLRCYRYIELNPVRARLTDNPAAYRWSSCPANLGQRKHSALTPHPCWLALGSDPIERSKAYRALLDEALCDDLLANIRLHLQQQRALGHDAFRAMVEAKTHHFAGVRPAHRPRKPNTAD